TTATATGCCGCAGATTTTAAGGAAAGCCGAATAAATATTATTGATTCTCAAACAGGGAGAATCAATAAAAACATGAAACTCCCTTCTGTCCCATCCAATATGGTTTTGACACCTGATGACAGATATCTTCTTGTGCCATCTATGTCTTTAAATAAAATATTTGTTATAGATACCTTTTCTAATATCCTTTTAAAGGATATTGAGGTAGGAAAACTCCCTACTTCAATACTAATGCCCGTAAATTCACAAAAAGCTTATGTCGCAAACAAGCTTTCGTCAAGCATTTCAGAAATTGATTTGAATAATATGATTTTAACAAAAGAAATCAATGTTTCAGGTATCCCTGATAACCTTACTGCATCTGAAGATAATAATAATATTTTTTACGATGATTTTAATTCCGGCAATATTTATACATTGAATTTGGATTCCGGTATTTCTAAAAAAATTACACAGATTAATAATATTTCAAAAATCGCCCGAGTTGGCAATAATCTTTTAATTTTAAGCCGTACCGGCAATGAACTGGTTATTTTTGACCTTGCAAAAAATGCAGAGATTACACGTGTTAAGGTTGGCGCAAAACCTGTCGATCTTCAAATATCAGACAAAAAAAATGAAATATACGTCTTATCCGCAGGTTCTGACGAATTAAACATTATAGATATGCGGGACTTCACCTTGAAAAACACTATAGCTCTTAATACTGGCGGCTTCCCGTCAAAAATCACTATTCCTGAAAACGGAAATAAAGCCTTGATTACAAATCAGGATTCTTATCAAATAGTTATTTATGATATGAACAAAGAAAAAATTCTTGGAAACATTCCAATAAACAAGAATATAAGCTTTTTACAAGTCTCAAAATAATTAAAACCATGAAAAATAATTTTATAATTCTAATATGTATGTTTATGGCTGTAATTTTTTCCGGCTGTACCCCAAAGACAACTAAAACTGCCATAAAATTTTCAAGCTGGGGATCAGAATCAGAAATTGCAATAATCAAACCGCTTTTAAAAGAATTTGAAGATAAAAATCCTGATATAAAAGTGGAGTTTATTCATATTCCCAAAAATTACTTTCAAAAACTGCATTTACTGGTTGCTTCCAACTTAACGCCTGATGTTGTATTTATAAACAACCTTAATGGTCCGCTTTATGCTGAGAATAATATTTTTCTGGACTTATCGGATTATTTAAAAAAAGATGATAATTTGAAAGAAAAAGATTTTTTTCCTCAGTCTTTAAACGCTTTCAGGTATAAAAACAAGCTTTATGCAATTCCTCGAGATATTTCGAATCTTGTTGTTTATTACAATAAAGACCTTTTCGACAAATATAATGTTCTTTATCCAACTAAAAACTGGTCTTTTGAAGATTTTCTCCAAACATGCCGAAAACTGACAACGAATATGAACAACGGCGAAGATTCTCTAAACAACAAAAAAACCGAACAATTCGCCGTTAGTTTTGAGGAAGCACCTCTTTTTTGGCTTCCTTTCCTGTGGAGTAACGGCGGCGGGATTATCAGCAGAGACTTGAATTCAATCATTATAAACAAACCCCGATCAATCGAAGCGTTGCAGTTTTACGCTGATTTAAGAAACAAATACCATGTTGCCCCCACAAAAAGCGAAGCAGGAAGCGCCACGATGGCACAGCTTTTTATTCAGGGAAAAATCGCAATGCACATAAGCGGTAGATGGAGTACTCCGAAATACAGAAAAGATATTAATTTTAACTGGGATATAGCAAGGTTTCCACAAAGCAAAGCCGGTTCAATAGTAGACTGT
This bacterium DNA region includes the following protein-coding sequences:
- a CDS encoding sugar ABC transporter substrate-binding protein, with protein sequence MAVIFSGCTPKTTKTAIKFSSWGSESEIAIIKPLLKEFEDKNPDIKVEFIHIPKNYFQKLHLLVASNLTPDVVFINNLNGPLYAENNIFLDLSDYLKKDDNLKEKDFFPQSLNAFRYKNKLYAIPRDISNLVVYYNKDLFDKYNVLYPTKNWSFEDFLQTCRKLTTNMNNGEDSLNNKKTEQFAVSFEEAPLFWLPFLWSNGGGIISRDLNSIIINKPRSIEALQFYADLRNKYHVAPTKSEAGSATMAQLFIQGKIAMHISGRWSTPKYRKDINFNWDIARFPQSKAGSIVDCDTSGWAISSSSKYPEQSWRLIKFLAATKSIKSFTKNGLIVPARVDTANSETFLDKKMPPKTSKVFVDIIHDSIPTPVTENYQEITDTLSLALEPLWNGQKTAKEAIGKDLIKQLNRELNKQ
- a CDS encoding YncE family protein: MKNFKIILTILSLICCLSLYTTPAKATVLPQPIVEYLKSKYPDVEIRFDGLIELPDHTIYLPVSPLTYGKVENPAAIVKTIPANTDFTKKPDMILFANNLALLKTVRINNELTVNYSPEIPLSVKLGLLPQDLIVPRGLILPTELKVIMGNLQIAVKQKKDEDDLVFFGEPAQKKERTVNFIRGKVKEEEQKSLPELDCIKNKVLYAADFKESRINIIDSQTGRINKNMKLPSVPSNMVLTPDDRYLLVPSMSLNKIFVIDTFSNILLKDIEVGKLPTSILMPVNSQKAYVANKLSSSISEIDLNNMILTKEINVSGIPDNLTASEDNNNIFYDDFNSGNIYTLNLDSGISKKITQINNISKIARVGNNLLILSRTGNELVIFDLAKNAEITRVKVGAKPVDLQISDKKNEIYVLSAGSDELNIIDMRDFTLKNTIALNTGGFPSKITIPENGNKALITNQDSYQIVIYDMNKEKILGNIPINKNISFLQVSK